CTTGGCCGGTCCGAGACCGACGCGCATCTCCCGGCTCTGCAGGTCGCGGGCCGACCAGTCGTTGAGGATGGTGAACCCGGCGATGTGGTCCACGGCCTCGGCCACGGACAGGTTGAAGCCCGCCGTGCCGATCACGACCGCGACTTCCAGTTCGAAGTCCAGCACCTCGCACCCGGGCGGCATCGGGACCGGTGTGCCGGAGCCGATCGCCGCGTGCGGGTTGGTGAAGTAGAAGGCGGGCGCTTCGTACCAGGCGTCCGGGACCTCGCTGCTCCCGGTGATCGCGCGGAGCGAGCCGGCCGTGTGCTGTTCGAAGGTGATGAAGTCGCGGATGCTGGCGATCGGCACCGGGACGGCGATCGGCGCGGTCTCGTCCCAAGGCAACCGCTGACCAGCCGCCGCGGGTTTGCCAGTCGCGAGCACCTCGAAGACGTCGGCGGTCTCGTCGAGCAGAGCGATGCGATCACCGTCGACGACGCCATAGCGCCGCACACCGTCCACGAGCAGGGAACCGAGTTTCATGCCACGTCCTCGTCGAAGATCGCCACGGCGCGGGTCCAGCCGGCGGAGGCTCGATGGATCTTGACCGGGAAGCAGGCGACCTGAAAGCCGTGTGCCGGGAGGTTCTCCAGGTTGTGCAGCTTCTCGATGTGGCAATAGCCGATCTCACGTCCGGCCCGGTGGCCCTCCCAGATGATGGAGGCGTCGTGGTCCCGGGCGTAGCGTTCGGCGGTGAACAGGAACGGGGCGTCCCAGCTCCAGGCGTCGGTGCCGGTCACCCGAACCCCTTGTTCGAGCAGGTGCAGGGTGGCGGCGCGGCCGACCCCGCAGCCGGAGGTGACGTAGTCGTCCTGGCCGTACCGGGTGCCGGCGCGGGTGTTGATCAGCACGATGTCGAGCGGGCGCAGCTGGTGGCCGATCCGGTCGAGCTCGGCGTCGATGTCGGCGGGGCTTACGACGTGGCCGTCGGGGAGGTGGCGGAAGTCCAGCTTGACCCCGGGCTGGAAGCACCAGTGCAGGGGGACCTCGTCGATCGTGATGGCCCGGCGTCCTCCGTCCATGGTGGACGCGTAGTGGTAGGGGGCGTCGAGGTGGGTGCCGGTGTGGGTGGTGGCCTCGATCCGCTCGATCGCCCAGCCCTCGCCGTCGGGCAGGTCCTCGGCCGTCGCGCCCGGGAAGAAGCGGAGCATGTCCGGGACGGACTGCTGGTGGTCGATGTAGGTGATCGAGGGCCGGTGGCCGGGTGGGTCGGAGGCGATCCCGCTCCGCAGGGGGACCGAGATGTCCACGAGTTGTCGCATGGCGAATCCTCTTCCGGGGCTCACGGGCGTGGCCGGCCCTATCGCGGGATGACGGGAACGAGCAGGTGGGAGGCGTGGTCGCCGCCGAGGTGGATGGTGGCGGTGGTCGCCGGGCGACGCAGATCGGGGTGGTCGTGGGTCA
The window above is part of the Amycolatopsis thermoflava N1165 genome. Proteins encoded here:
- a CDS encoding cyclase family protein, which gives rise to MRQLVDISVPLRSGIASDPPGHRPSITYIDHQQSVPDMLRFFPGATAEDLPDGEGWAIERIEATTHTGTHLDAPYHYASTMDGGRRAITIDEVPLHWCFQPGVKLDFRHLPDGHVVSPADIDAELDRIGHQLRPLDIVLINTRAGTRYGQDDYVTSGCGVGRAATLHLLEQGVRVTGTDAWSWDAPFLFTAERYARDHDASIIWEGHRAGREIGYCHIEKLHNLENLPAHGFQVACFPVKIHRASAGWTRAVAIFDEDVA
- a CDS encoding fumarylacetoacetate hydrolase family protein, coding for MKLGSLLVDGVRRYGVVDGDRIALLDETADVFEVLATGKPAAAGQRLPWDETAPIAVPVPIASIRDFITFEQHTAGSLRAITGSSEVPDAWYEAPAFYFTNPHAAIGSGTPVPMPPGCEVLDFELEVAVVIGTAGFNLSVAEAVDHIAGFTILNDWSARDLQSREMRVGLGPAKGKDTATTLGPVLVTPDELAGHESDGRYDLAMEVFVNDTRIGGDTLANMAWTFAELIAYASRGTWVRPGDVLGSGTCGSGCLAELWGWHGERQPPPLRIGDTVRMTVQGIGTIHNTVVAGPPLHDVPPARRSR